The genomic DNA TGCATGATCGGATGGATACCAAATCTGGGATATCAAAAGGTCCGTGTAGCTTCCGCCGCCTATTATCCGCTCCTCGGGTCCACCCTTTTCCCAGAACCGGAATCTACAAAAGAGGAGGCTTTTTTGAGCCTGGGCGTAGCCCAATTCCCGTATTGCCTGCATTTTTCTCGTGGAAAAAAGCGGGTCTATTTTGGCCTTTCTCAAGGTGGAAAACGGAAGGGCGCACACAACGAAGTCGAAATCTTCCTGCAGGTGGTCCCCGGTGTCCCCAATTTTATACCTTACTGTGACCCTGCCGTCGGGCCTCTGGCCGAATATCCCGTCCACGTAAGCACCGCGCTTTATGGAGACCTTTCCCAGAAGGTTCTTGGGGATACCCTTATATTCAAAAGGGCTTTCGTCCATAAGGGACCTGTAAAAAGCCCTGGGAAGCCTTACCGCACCTCCCACTATTTCGTAAAGGAAAACGAAATCGTAAGGGTACGTTTCCTGAAGGATTTCCATGTAGTTGTAATAGAGGAAGGAACCTACGAAGGGCGAAAGACTCCCTAAAAGGCTTATGGCGTCCTCGCTCAGGCCCGCCTCATGGAGAATGCCCCTTACACTGTAGCGGTCAAGGCAGAGTATCTCGGGGCTATATGCTTCTCTTATCGTAACAATCTCTGGTCTTATCCTTTCTGGCATCTTCAAAAGAGGCTTTTCGAGGGCGCAAAACAGAAGTTCTGCAGGTAGAGTGCTCCTTTCATTCAGAGATAGGTTAAATCTCGGATATATCCTTTTCACAACGTTTCTGCCTTTCGGGTCGTTTCTCACTCTCTCGCCCTTTATATACAATAAGGCATTTTGGTTGTTCTGGACGAAGGGCCGGGTATTGAGTCCGAATAGATTAATATAATGCCAGGTGGTCTCGTGGGAAACAGGAAACCTCATGGCCCCGAGTTCGCCGTAATACCTTTCTTCTTCGTCAAAATAATAGGTGTAAAAGCGTCCGCCGATTCTTTTCAATGCCTCGAAAACCGTGATGTCAAAACCTAACTTTCTGAGCTCAAAGGCTGCGGCAAGTCCCGCTTGTCCTCCTCCGATTATACCGACTCTCATCCCTTTAAAGCAGCCGGGCGGTGCAATGGTGGTAACATCGGGCGGAGGTGAAAGGGCCTTTATTACTTCATCTATATCCTCGGGGCGGCCCCCTTCTTTTAACGAATGCCACAAGAGAGCATGTCTTTCTTCATCTCTTGGATTATCGGGCATGTACGGAGGTATTTTTCCTTTTTCAGAATGCCAGTCTCTGTCATAGAACACGGTCCGCCCTCCTTTCAAAACTACAATTTACCTAATGAAAATCTATGAAAGAAAGGCGGATTTATTGCAAGTCCTATAATTTTCCCAGGATTCCTGCGGCGCTCTCCGCGGCCTCCAAAGTCCTTTCTACGTCCTCTTCGGTGTGGGCGGCGCTCAAAAAAACGGCCTCAAACTGGGAGGGCGGCAGGTACACCCCCTTTTTTAGCATTTCCCTGAAAAAGGCGGCGTACATCGTGGTGTCTGCCTTTAACGCCGAATCGTAATCCTTGACCTCTTCGCCGGTAAAAAACATCGTCAGCATGCTCCCTGCCCTGTTTATAAAGACGGGTATTTTTGCCCTTTCCATAATGTCCTTCAGCCCCCGGCAAAGTTTTTCAGAGAGCCTTTCCATTTTATCGTAAATCCCGGGATTTTCTGAAAGCACCTTTAAAGTGGCGTATCCGGCTGCGGTGGCGAGGGGATTCCCTGAAAGGGTCCCCGCCTGGTACACCGGCCCTTCGGGGGAAACCAGCCTCATTATCTCCTCCCTGCCGCCGTAAGCACCCACCGGCAGCCCACCACCTATGATTTTCCCGAGGGTCGTGAGGTCCGGCTCTATGCCGTAATAACCCTGTGCACCAGAAAAAGACAGCCTGTACCCCGTTATCACCTCATCGAATATCAATAAGGCCCCGTACTTTTTTGTAATTTCCCTTAAAGTTTCTAAAAAGCCTTCCTTTGGCGGCACTACTCCCATATTGCCCGCCACCGGCTCCACTATAACAGCCGCTATTTCATCGCCTTTTTTGGCAAAAATTTCGGCTACTTTCTCCTCGTCGTTGTAAGGCGCTACAATGGTAAGGCCCGCAATTTCTTCAGGCACCCCAGCCGAATCGGGAACGCCAAAAGTTACAAGCCCAGACCCTCCCTTTATCAGGAGGCCGTCGGAGTGGCCGTGATAGCAGCCCGCAAATTTTACGATGTATTTCCTCTTAGTGTAGCCCCTTGCCAACCGGATAGCGCTCATGGTTGCCTCTGTGCCGGAATTCACAAGGCGCACTACCTCTACCGAGGGAATGCTTCTTACAATCTCTTCTGCAAGGAGCACTTCCATTTGGGTGCACGCACCGAAGCTCGTGCCTTTCTCCACCTGATTCTTTATGGCCTCGACCACTTCGGGATGAGAATGGCCCAGTATCAGGGGCCCCCAGGAGAGAACATAGTCTATGTATTCGTTGCCGTCCTCGTCCCATATCCTGCTGCCGTAACCTCTTTTTATAAAAACCGGCTCCATTCCCACGACCCGGAAAGCCCTGACTGGGCTGTTTACTCCTCCGGGCATTACGGCCCGTGCTCTCTCGAAAAGACTTCTCGACTTCAATTTTCGATATCCCCCTTTTTTTTCAGAATTCCGCTTTTATCAATTATCTCATCGTAAAAATTCACCTTTTCCTCCATGGAAAGCCCCGATTTTTTTACAAAGGTCCTTTCCTTTTCAAGCTTTGACAAAAGCTCTTCCACACCGGAAGGTATATTACTTTTAATCCATTCCTTCAGCCGTCTTGCGAGTCTCGGGCTTTTCCCTCCTGTAGAAACGGAGATGGTTAGGTGACCTTTTCGAAAATACGACGGGACTAAAAATGTGGAAAGCTCGGGGCTGTCTGCCACATTCACCGGAATGCCCCTCTTTACAGCCTCCATGGCCGCCAGCCTGTTGGTAATCGGGTCGTCCGAAGCGACAAAGACCAAAAAGGCTCCGTCGAGGTCTTCAGGGGAAAAACTTTTTTCTATTAATTTTATCTTCCCTTCTTGTGCAAGCCTTACTATGTCCGAACAGGCTCTCTTTGAAACCACCGCGACTTGAGCCTCACACTCGAGCAGCGACTTTACCTTTCTTGTGGCCACACCACCGGCACCTACGACAACACACCTCTTCTCCTTCAGGTTCATCATCAAAGGAAAGTAAAGAGCCATCTTGCCACATCCTTGGCAAAATAGGTTATTATAATGTCGGCTCCTGCCCTTTTTATGCAAGTAAGTAACTCAAGAACGGCCCTCTCTTCGTCTATGGCCTCAGCCGCAGACGCCGCCTTAATCATGGCGTATTCGCCGCTTACGCTGTAGGCCGCAACCGGCACCGGAAATGTCTTTTTCACCCGCCTTATGATATCGAGGTACCCTAAGGCCGGCTTTACCATCACAATGTCAGCCCCTTCTTCAATATCCAGCTCTACTTCCCTTATAGCCTCGTCTGAATTGGCGGGGTCCATCTGGTAAGTCTTTCTGTCCCCGAATCTCGGCGCGGAATCGGCCGCCTCCCTGAAAGGCCCGTAAAACGCCGAGGCGTACTTGGCGCTATAGGCCATTATGGAAACATTGGTATATCCACTTTCGTCCAAAGCGGTCCTTATAGCCAGCACCCGCCCATCCATCATGTCTGAAGGTGCCACCACGTCGGCCCCGGCCCTGGCATGGGAAAGGGCCACTTTCGATAGAACCTCCAAAGTGGAGTCGTTGTCCACCGCACCACCCTTTATCAGGCCGCAGTGGCCGTGGTCGGTGTAAGCGCATAGGCACACATCGGTGATAACGACAAGCGAAGGCTCTGCCTCCTTAATTGCGGCAATGGCTTTTTGCACGGCTCCATCGTTCGAGAATGCCTCGCTC from Caldanaerovirga acetigignens includes the following:
- a CDS encoding flavin monoamine oxidase family protein, with the translated sequence MFYDRDWHSEKGKIPPYMPDNPRDEERHALLWHSLKEGGRPEDIDEVIKALSPPPDVTTIAPPGCFKGMRVGIIGGGQAGLAAAFELRKLGFDITVFEALKRIGGRFYTYYFDEEERYYGELGAMRFPVSHETTWHYINLFGLNTRPFVQNNQNALLYIKGERVRNDPKGRNVVKRIYPRFNLSLNERSTLPAELLFCALEKPLLKMPERIRPEIVTIREAYSPEILCLDRYSVRGILHEAGLSEDAISLLGSLSPFVGSFLYYNYMEILQETYPYDFVFLYEIVGGAVRLPRAFYRSLMDESPFEYKGIPKNLLGKVSIKRGAYVDGIFGQRPDGRVTVRYKIGDTGDHLQEDFDFVVCALPFSTLRKAKIDPLFSTRKMQAIRELGYAQAQKSLLFCRFRFWEKGGPEERIIGGGSYTDLLISQIWYPSDHARLVKAGEYTKWDFRPGVSPEEPGVLLASYNFTQDAVRLGNLPEDMAFDTVKRQVEEVHGLPLGYLDNVAIEFVRVNWDDEPAHLGAFSYYLPEQKRIFSYAVSIPEYKGRVYFAGEHVSGTHSWANGAFKTAMQAALDIAKAAYKI
- the hemL gene encoding glutamate-1-semialdehyde 2,1-aminomutase, with translation MPGGVNSPVRAFRVVGMEPVFIKRGYGSRIWDEDGNEYIDYVLSWGPLILGHSHPEVVEAIKNQVEKGTSFGACTQMEVLLAEEIVRSIPSVEVVRLVNSGTEATMSAIRLARGYTKRKYIVKFAGCYHGHSDGLLIKGGSGLVTFGVPDSAGVPEEIAGLTIVAPYNDEEKVAEIFAKKGDEIAAVIVEPVAGNMGVVPPKEGFLETLREITKKYGALLIFDEVITGYRLSFSGAQGYYGIEPDLTTLGKIIGGGLPVGAYGGREEIMRLVSPEGPVYQAGTLSGNPLATAAGYATLKVLSENPGIYDKMERLSEKLCRGLKDIMERAKIPVFINRAGSMLTMFFTGEEVKDYDSALKADTTMYAAFFREMLKKGVYLPPSQFEAVFLSAAHTEEDVERTLEAAESAAGILGKL
- a CDS encoding precorrin-2 dehydrogenase/sirohydrochlorin ferrochelatase family protein, coding for MALYFPLMMNLKEKRCVVVGAGGVATRKVKSLLECEAQVAVVSKRACSDIVRLAQEGKIKLIEKSFSPEDLDGAFLVFVASDDPITNRLAAMEAVKRGIPVNVADSPELSTFLVPSYFRKGHLTISVSTGGKSPRLARRLKEWIKSNIPSGVEELLSKLEKERTFVKKSGLSMEEKVNFYDEIIDKSGILKKKGDIEN
- the hemB gene encoding porphobilinogen synthase; this translates as MRILKRPRRLRMSEGIRDMVRETELSVKDLVYPIFVVPGKGVIQEVKLMPGVFRYSADMLAPVAKELKSLGIPAVLLFGVPEKKDSMASEAFSNDGAVQKAIAAIKEAEPSLVVITDVCLCAYTDHGHCGLIKGGAVDNDSTLEVLSKVALSHARAGADVVAPSDMMDGRVLAIRTALDESGYTNVSIMAYSAKYASAFYGPFREAADSAPRFGDRKTYQMDPANSDEAIREVELDIEEGADIVMVKPALGYLDIIRRVKKTFPVPVAAYSVSGEYAMIKAASAAEAIDEERAVLELLTCIKRAGADIIITYFAKDVARWLFTFL